A region of Flavobacterium album DNA encodes the following proteins:
- the sprA gene encoding cell surface protein SprA, translating into MKTVYSKDFYTQIKYTLSVLFFLIGIVAQAQVTEEEESEKAQDTVKGYNKGKVEMANPKSIIEAYTYDAATNRYIYTNKFDGFNINYPIILTPEEYQELALRESMREYYQQKSKAIDGKGTTEQQKNLLPRYYVNSSFFETLFGGNTIDVKPQGSVEIDLAGRYTKQDNPSIPPRNRSTFTFDFQQRISMSLQGKVGTRLAVNANYDTQSTFAFQNLIKLEYTPTEDDILQKIEIGNVSFPLSNSLVRGAQSLFGVKMALQFGKTTLTGIFSEQKSQTKTVTAQGGGTIQEFTLFGLEYDNDRHFFLSQYFRNQYNYSLRNYPLIDSRVQITRIEVWVTNKQNRINAAENNSRNIVAVQDLGEAPVVEVGVQGPDDITNVAVGFADNTTTAPFFNVPANSPPDNGNNKLDPTIIPAGFMNSSVREIVTLNNNSFTNGLVASEGRDYSKLENARKLTASEFTYHPQLGYISLSQRLNNDEVLAVAYQYTIGDKVYQVGEFGTDGVAATVVDNTTTPQTPVPATQSLVLKMLKSNLISVDQPTWNLMMKNVYQIPGAFQLTQEDFRFNILYTDPSPLNYITPALNVANSPDSGTYAFPDPPNQEGPVADTPLMRVFNLDRLSYANDPQEGGDGFFDFVPGLTIDTQNGRIFFTTVEPFGEYLYDKLADATNVETYQEDADESSFNPNQKKYVYRSMYRSTQADALQSSQKNKFQLKGRFKSTSANGIPLGAFNVPQGSVVVTAGGRVLVEGQDYTVNYQAGMVQILDPSLQASNTPIQVSVENNAVFGQQTRRFAGFNIEHKFNEKFLIGGTVLTMSERPFTTKTNYGQESVRNTIFGLNTVFSTEVPFFTRLVNKLPNMDTDVPSNFSFRGEVAMLKPNASKADQFNGEATTYVDDFEGSQTNIDMRGAQGWSLASAPVGLGGEFDVNVLDSGFRRSKLAWYSIDPSFYAQSARPDGISATDISSNRTRRVYYDELYPVTDVVPGQSRVVNTLDLSYYPQERGPYNYNPLAAPTNGFTSGQAAQNWGGIMRAINSTNFEQTNVEYIQFWVMDPYDGTDATPATNTGTLEINLGEISEDILKDNRKQYENGLPEAAGNQPTFTSVWGKVPVSQSLIYAFDTDSANRNVQDVGFDGLDDAQEAAQFPTFAAYPDPSADNYQFFLSATGNVLDRYKNYNGTQGNSPVDVGNNNRGNTTLPDTEDINRDNTMNTIDAYYKYEIPMVPGVIPGQGYVVDERPFSVPKEDGTGNVTGRWLLYKVPVQGAGAVSVGGISSVRSIRFMRMIVRGFTSDVTLRFGALDLVRGEWRRYVNSLDAEPDNNEDATTDNTGFDVVALNVQENGDRQPIPYKSPPGVRREQLYNNNAVINQNEQALSLRVYSTDGSTSNSKGLEPEDARAVFKSVNVDMRQYKKLRMFLHAEALSSDTDSDTPEPNGLQSGEMKAFLRFGNDFTDNFYQVEMKLDVTPLNAVSEDQIWPEANNIEISLDALTRLKIDVLNGVAGTPDANGIYYRDIDDRMTVAIKGNPNFGYVRTLMLGVKNGYKLTDPMARNLRGEVWFNELRLSDMDTKGGMAAIASMDTNFADFATISATGRMSTVGFGTIEQSPNERSREDMKQYDVVTNFALGKLLPKSWHINLPFNYGVGEQVITPEYDPFQQDVRLDQLMNETADQATRDNLRERAIDYTKRTSINFIGVKKERAPEQKQHIYDPENVTLSYSYNQTEHHDYQIEDLTDQQVRVAADYNYAFQSKPVEPFKNTGFMKKSNYWKLLSDFNFNYLPSNLSFSSNIIRQFNRQQYRNVDVEGIPINPLYRRNYFFNYQYGFNYNITKSLKFNYAVSTSNIVRNYLDENNMPIQEYTIWQDFWNTGEANSHTQQFVVNYDLPISKIPALAFVKSTYTYNGTFNWQRSTDALSSVSKDTNGDGIDDTVFQLGNTLQNTSQHKLNTTLNMDLLYKYVGLGPKKPAAKNAAPKPAPKPGEKVTAAPKPATEGNVFVNGLVGVLTSVKNIQINYTETSGTAMPGFLPGIGFLGTTKPSLGFVLGSQDSDIRYEAAKNGYLTNYGDFNQNFLQNTTKQLNLTANMDLFPDFKIDLTADRTYAEYHSEQFDAYKEPIFDSSGNVLVPGENRYQALSPYTYGNFMISTILIKTAFSTSDVNGSDAFDAMRSNRLVIANRLATEHYGTTNFPRYVADGTGGFADANAGYPVGYGRNSQAVLLPSFIAAYSGQDAGKVSTGAFRNIPLPNWVVKYTGLMRYKFFKDRFKRFSLQHSYSSHYNINSYRSNFEYVQNPNGQDNNGIGNFYTKNIISNVNLSENFSPLIRVDMEMKNSIKILAEIRKDRTLNMSFDNNLLTEVKGNEYIVGLGYRIKDVTINSSLADNPSNVIKSDINIKADFSLRRNSTIVRYLDYDNNQLGGGQNIWSIKLTADYAFSKNLTAIFFYDHSFSKPVISTAYPLTNIRSGFTLRYNFGN; encoded by the coding sequence TTGAAAACAGTATACTCAAAAGATTTTTATACTCAAATAAAATATACGCTTTCGGTTTTGTTTTTCCTCATCGGTATTGTGGCACAGGCGCAGGTTACTGAAGAAGAGGAAAGCGAAAAAGCTCAGGACACCGTGAAGGGCTATAACAAGGGCAAGGTAGAAATGGCTAACCCCAAAAGCATCATTGAGGCCTATACGTATGATGCTGCCACGAACCGATACATTTACACCAATAAGTTCGACGGCTTTAATATAAATTACCCCATAATACTTACTCCCGAAGAATACCAGGAGTTGGCATTGCGGGAGTCGATGCGGGAATATTACCAGCAAAAATCGAAAGCTATTGATGGCAAGGGCACTACGGAACAGCAGAAAAACCTCCTGCCGCGCTATTATGTGAATTCCAGTTTCTTTGAGACCCTTTTCGGGGGCAACACCATTGATGTAAAGCCACAGGGATCGGTAGAGATAGACCTTGCCGGTCGTTATACCAAGCAGGACAACCCGTCTATCCCGCCAAGGAACAGGAGTACGTTTACCTTTGATTTCCAGCAGCGTATCAGTATGAGCCTGCAGGGAAAAGTGGGTACGAGGCTGGCCGTAAATGCCAATTATGACACCCAGTCGACCTTTGCATTCCAGAACCTTATCAAACTGGAATATACCCCTACAGAAGATGACATTCTCCAGAAGATAGAAATTGGTAATGTTAGCTTCCCGCTTTCCAACTCACTGGTAAGGGGCGCGCAGAGCCTTTTTGGTGTTAAGATGGCATTGCAGTTTGGCAAGACCACGCTGACAGGTATCTTCTCCGAGCAGAAATCGCAAACCAAGACCGTAACGGCACAGGGCGGCGGTACCATACAGGAATTTACCCTCTTCGGGCTGGAATATGATAACGACAGGCACTTTTTCCTTTCGCAATATTTCAGGAACCAATACAACTACTCCTTGCGTAACTATCCCCTTATCGATAGCCGCGTGCAGATAACCCGTATAGAGGTTTGGGTGACCAATAAGCAGAACAGGATCAACGCCGCCGAAAACAACTCCCGGAATATTGTAGCGGTACAGGATTTAGGTGAAGCCCCTGTTGTAGAAGTAGGGGTGCAGGGCCCGGACGATATTACCAATGTAGCGGTTGGTTTTGCAGATAACACAACTACTGCTCCATTCTTCAACGTGCCTGCCAACAGCCCGCCGGACAACGGTAACAACAAGCTTGACCCTACGATAATCCCGGCAGGTTTCATGAATTCGAGTGTAAGGGAAATCGTAACCCTGAACAACAACAGCTTTACCAATGGCCTGGTAGCAAGTGAAGGCCGTGACTATTCCAAGCTTGAAAATGCAAGGAAACTTACGGCAAGCGAATTTACCTACCACCCACAGTTGGGTTATATTTCCCTAAGCCAAAGGCTCAATAACGACGAAGTGCTTGCGGTTGCTTACCAATACACCATTGGCGACAAGGTATATCAGGTGGGAGAGTTTGGTACCGATGGCGTTGCGGCGACAGTTGTTGATAATACCACGACACCGCAAACTCCTGTGCCGGCTACCCAGAGCCTTGTTTTGAAAATGCTTAAGAGTAACCTCATTAGTGTAGACCAGCCTACCTGGAACCTGATGATGAAGAACGTGTACCAGATACCGGGAGCCTTCCAGCTTACGCAGGAAGATTTCCGTTTCAATATATTGTATACCGACCCATCGCCGCTCAATTACATTACCCCGGCGTTAAACGTTGCAAATAGTCCGGATTCCGGTACTTATGCTTTTCCTGATCCGCCAAACCAGGAAGGGCCGGTAGCCGATACGCCTTTGATGCGTGTTTTCAATCTCGACAGGCTCAGTTATGCCAATGACCCGCAGGAAGGCGGTGACGGTTTCTTCGACTTTGTGCCGGGCCTTACGATAGACACACAAAATGGGCGCATCTTTTTTACTACTGTAGAGCCTTTCGGTGAATACCTGTATGATAAGCTGGCCGATGCTACCAATGTGGAAACCTACCAGGAGGATGCGGATGAGAGCAGCTTTAACCCCAACCAGAAGAAATATGTGTACCGGAGCATGTACCGGAGTACACAGGCCGATGCCTTGCAGAGCAGCCAGAAAAATAAATTCCAGCTGAAAGGCCGCTTCAAATCAACCAGCGCGAATGGTATTCCGCTCGGTGCTTTCAACGTGCCGCAGGGTTCGGTGGTAGTTACCGCAGGCGGAAGGGTGCTGGTAGAAGGACAGGACTACACCGTGAACTACCAGGCCGGTATGGTACAGATACTCGACCCGTCACTCCAGGCATCCAATACGCCTATCCAGGTGTCTGTAGAAAACAATGCAGTTTTTGGGCAGCAGACAAGGCGTTTTGCCGGTTTCAACATAGAGCATAAGTTCAATGAAAAGTTTTTGATAGGCGGTACGGTGCTGACGATGTCCGAAAGGCCGTTTACTACCAAGACCAACTACGGGCAGGAATCCGTAAGGAACACGATCTTCGGGCTTAATACGGTATTCTCTACAGAGGTGCCTTTCTTTACCAGGCTGGTAAACAAGCTGCCGAATATGGATACTGATGTGCCTTCCAACTTCTCTTTCAGGGGTGAGGTAGCCATGCTGAAGCCTAATGCTTCCAAAGCCGACCAGTTCAATGGAGAGGCTACTACCTATGTAGATGACTTTGAAGGTTCGCAAACCAATATAGACATGCGTGGCGCACAAGGCTGGTCATTGGCCAGTGCCCCTGTAGGCTTAGGCGGCGAATTTGACGTTAACGTGCTCGATTCCGGCTTCAGGAGGTCGAAACTGGCATGGTACAGCATCGACCCGAGTTTCTATGCACAAAGCGCACGCCCCGATGGCATCAGTGCCACTGATATTTCGTCCAACAGGACAAGGCGTGTGTATTATGACGAGCTGTACCCGGTTACCGATGTGGTGCCCGGCCAGAGCAGGGTGGTAAACACGCTCGACCTTAGCTACTATCCGCAGGAAAGGGGGCCTTATAACTATAACCCGCTTGCTGCACCTACCAATGGCTTTACTTCCGGACAGGCTGCGCAAAACTGGGGCGGTATCATGCGTGCTATCAACTCGACCAATTTTGAGCAGACCAATGTGGAATACATCCAATTCTGGGTAATGGACCCGTATGACGGTACCGATGCCACACCGGCTACGAATACCGGTACGCTTGAAATTAACTTAGGTGAAATATCCGAAGATATACTAAAAGACAACAGGAAGCAATATGAGAACGGGCTCCCGGAAGCGGCAGGCAACCAGCCTACTTTTACTTCGGTATGGGGTAAAGTGCCGGTGTCGCAGTCGCTGATCTATGCTTTCGATACAGATTCTGCCAACCGTAATGTACAGGATGTAGGTTTTGACGGATTGGATGATGCCCAGGAGGCTGCACAATTCCCCACGTTTGCTGCATATCCTGACCCGTCGGCAGATAACTACCAGTTCTTCTTAAGTGCAACCGGAAACGTATTAGATAGATATAAAAATTACAACGGTACACAGGGGAACTCGCCTGTAGATGTGGGCAACAACAACAGGGGCAATACTACGCTCCCTGACACTGAGGACATCAATAGGGACAACACCATGAACACCATTGATGCTTACTATAAATATGAGATACCGATGGTTCCGGGTGTGATACCGGGCCAGGGTTATGTAGTGGACGAAAGGCCGTTCAGTGTTCCAAAAGAAGATGGTACGGGCAACGTTACCGGAAGGTGGCTTTTGTATAAAGTACCGGTACAGGGTGCGGGTGCAGTATCAGTAGGAGGTATCAGCAGCGTACGTTCCATACGTTTCATGAGGATGATCGTAAGGGGCTTTACCAGCGATGTAACCCTTCGTTTTGGTGCGCTCGACCTTGTAAGGGGCGAATGGAGAAGATATGTGAACTCGCTTGATGCCGAGCCGGACAATAACGAAGACGCTACCACCGACAATACAGGCTTCGATGTAGTAGCCCTGAACGTTCAGGAGAATGGCGACAGGCAGCCAATACCTTATAAATCGCCTCCGGGTGTGCGCAGGGAACAGCTTTATAACAACAATGCGGTGATCAACCAGAATGAGCAGGCGTTGTCGTTAAGGGTATATTCAACCGATGGGTCTACCTCTAACAGCAAAGGCCTTGAGCCGGAAGATGCACGTGCGGTATTCAAAAGCGTGAATGTGGATATGCGCCAGTATAAAAAGCTGAGGATGTTCCTCCATGCGGAGGCGCTTTCTTCAGATACCGATTCTGATACGCCGGAACCGAACGGGCTTCAAAGCGGCGAGATGAAGGCGTTCCTTCGTTTTGGTAACGACTTTACCGACAACTTCTACCAGGTAGAGATGAAGCTTGATGTAACTCCACTGAATGCTGTTTCGGAAGACCAGATATGGCCGGAAGCAAACAATATTGAAATATCGCTTGATGCACTGACACGATTGAAAATAGATGTGCTGAACGGCGTTGCCGGAACTCCGGATGCCAATGGTATCTATTACCGCGACATTGACGACAGGATGACCGTAGCCATAAAAGGTAACCCTAACTTTGGCTACGTGCGGACATTGATGCTCGGGGTGAAGAACGGCTACAAGCTGACCGACCCTATGGCAAGGAACCTGCGCGGTGAAGTGTGGTTTAACGAGCTTCGTTTGTCAGATATGGATACCAAAGGCGGTATGGCGGCTATAGCAAGTATGGATACCAACTTTGCCGATTTCGCGACCATATCGGCCACAGGAAGGATGAGCACGGTAGGCTTTGGTACGATAGAGCAGAGCCCTAACGAAAGAAGCAGGGAAGACATGAAGCAGTATGACGTTGTAACCAACTTTGCACTTGGCAAATTGCTTCCGAAAAGCTGGCACATCAACCTGCCGTTCAACTACGGTGTGGGCGAACAGGTGATCACTCCGGAGTATGATCCGTTCCAGCAGGACGTGCGCCTTGATCAATTAATGAATGAGACCGCCGACCAGGCCACAAGGGACAACCTTCGCGAAAGGGCAATTGATTACACGAAGCGAACGAGCATCAACTTTATAGGTGTGAAGAAAGAAAGGGCGCCGGAGCAGAAACAGCACATATACGACCCTGAGAACGTAACGCTTTCTTACTCCTATAACCAGACGGAACACCACGATTACCAGATTGAGGACCTGACCGACCAGCAGGTGAGGGTGGCGGCAGATTATAACTATGCCTTCCAGAGCAAGCCGGTTGAGCCTTTTAAGAATACAGGCTTCATGAAAAAAAGCAACTACTGGAAGCTGTTGAGCGATTTCAATTTCAACTACCTGCCTTCGAACCTTTCATTTAGCTCGAACATCATCAGGCAGTTCAACAGGCAGCAGTACCGTAATGTGGATGTAGAGGGTATTCCTATCAACCCGCTGTATAGGAGGAATTATTTCTTTAATTACCAATACGGCTTCAATTACAACATTACAAAGTCGCTGAAGTTCAATTATGCCGTCTCTACAAGCAATATCGTAAGGAACTATCTCGACGAGAACAATATGCCTATCCAGGAATACACCATCTGGCAGGATTTCTGGAACACAGGAGAGGCCAACTCACACACACAGCAGTTTGTTGTGAATTACGACCTCCCGATCAGCAAGATCCCGGCATTGGCGTTCGTAAAATCAACCTATACTTATAATGGCACCTTCAACTGGCAGCGTTCTACCGATGCGCTATCTTCGGTATCAAAAGATACGAATGGCGATGGTATAGACGATACAGTATTCCAGTTGGGTAATACATTGCAAAATACCAGTCAGCACAAGCTGAACACCACGCTGAACATGGACCTGCTGTACAAGTATGTCGGCTTAGGCCCTAAGAAGCCTGCTGCCAAGAATGCAGCGCCAAAACCTGCCCCGAAACCGGGTGAGAAAGTGACGGCGGCACCAAAACCGGCAACCGAAGGTAATGTGTTTGTGAATGGCCTTGTAGGGGTGCTTACCAGCGTGAAAAACATCCAGATAAACTATACGGAGACCAGCGGTACAGCAATGCCGGGCTTTTTACCGGGTATAGGCTTCCTGGGTACTACCAAGCCAAGCCTTGGGTTTGTGCTGGGCAGCCAGGATTCGGATATCCGTTATGAAGCGGCGAAGAACGGTTACCTGACGAATTACGGTGATTTCAACCAGAACTTCCTGCAAAATACTACAAAACAGCTGAACCTTACGGCGAATATGGACCTGTTTCCTGACTTTAAGATAGACCTTACTGCCGACAGGACCTATGCCGAATACCACTCGGAACAGTTTGATGCTTATAAAGAGCCTATATTTGATAGTAGTGGAAATGTACTTGTACCGGGAGAAAACAGGTACCAGGCACTTTCGCCTTATACCTACGGTAACTTTATGATATCGACCATCCTCATCAAAACAGCGTTCAGTACCAGTGATGTGAACGGGTCTGATGCATTTGATGCTATGAGGAGCAACAGGTTAGTCATCGCCAACAGGCTTGCTACGGAACATTACGGCACAACAAACTTCCCAAGGTATGTAGCAGATGGCACAGGCGGTTTTGCCGATGCGAATGCAGGCTATCCGGTAGGTTACGGAAGGAACAGCCAGGCGGTATTGCTGCCATCGTTCATTGCGGCCTACTCCGGTCAGGATGCAGGGAAGGTTTCAACAGGAGCGTTCAGGAATATCCCGCTGCCTAACTGGGTAGTAAAATATACCGGGCTGATGCGCTACAAGTTCTTTAAGGACAGGTTTAAGCGCTTCTCGCTGCAGCACAGCTATTCGTCGCATTATAACATCAACTCTTACAGGTCGAACTTTGAGTATGTCCAAAACCCGAACGGCCAGGACAACAACGGTATTGGTAATTTCTACACTAAAAATATCATATCGAATGTCAACCTGAGCGAGAATTTCAGCCCGCTGATACGTGTGGATATGGAGATGAAGAACTCGATCAAGATACTTGCCGAGATCAGGAAAGACCGCACGCTGAACATGAGTTTTGATAACAACCTCCTTACAGAGGTAAAGGGTAATGAATATATTGTTGGGTTGGGTTACCGCATCAAGGACGTGACGATCAATTCCAGCCTTGCCGATAATCCGAGCAACGTGATAAAGAGCGATATTAATATTAAAGCCGATTTCTCGTTGAGGAGGAATTCAACTATCGTTCGCTACCTGGATTATGATAACAACCAGTTGGGCGGCGGGCAGAATATATGGTCGATCAAGCTTACGGCAGACTATGCCTTCAGCAAAAACCTTACGGCCATCTTCTTCTACGACCATTCGTTCTCGAAACCGGTGATCTCGACGGCATACCCGCTGACCAACATCCGTTCCGGGTTTACACTGAGGTATAATTTCGGAAATTAA
- the ruvA gene encoding Holliday junction branch migration protein RuvA, translating to MIAHLQGRMVEKTPTGVVIDCNGVGYDVNISLHTYSLLPDSEHIKLYTFLQVKEDAHTLFGFAEKAERELFKLLLSVSGVGAGTARTMLSSLEPKQIIHSIASGDVGTIQSIKGIGSKTAQRVILDLKDKVLKLYDLGEVSVTGYNTNREEALSALEVLGFNKKLAEKVIEKIVKDDPNAGVETIIKLALKNL from the coding sequence ATGATAGCACATCTTCAGGGGAGAATGGTAGAAAAAACACCCACAGGTGTGGTAATAGACTGCAATGGGGTAGGTTATGACGTGAATATTTCACTGCATACTTATTCGCTGCTGCCCGATTCTGAACATATAAAACTTTATACGTTTCTCCAGGTAAAGGAAGATGCGCATACCCTTTTTGGGTTTGCCGAAAAGGCCGAAAGGGAGCTTTTTAAGCTGCTGCTTTCGGTTTCGGGTGTTGGTGCCGGTACCGCCCGGACGATGCTTTCCTCGTTGGAGCCAAAGCAGATCATACATTCCATTGCATCGGGTGATGTGGGGACAATACAGTCGATAAAGGGTATTGGCAGCAAAACGGCACAGCGGGTAATACTCGATTTAAAAGATAAAGTGTTAAAACTATACGATTTAGGAGAAGTTTCCGTTACGGGCTACAATACAAATCGTGAAGAAGCGTTATCTGCCTTGGAGGTATTAGGCTTTAACAAAAAATTGGCGGAAAAAGTGATTGAGAAGATTGTTAAGGATGATCCGAATGCAGGGGTGGAGACAATTATAAAATTAGCATTAAAAAACTTATAG
- a CDS encoding NADP-dependent malic enzyme, with translation MNQYSKRREALLYHAKPHPGKIQVVPTKPYATQRDLSLAYSPGVAEPCLEIAKDTDNVYKYTAKGNLVAVISNGTAVLGLGDIGPEASKPVMEGKGLLFKIFADIDVFDIEVDTKDVEAFIQTVKNIAPTFGGINLEDIKAPESFEIERRLVEELNIPVMHDDQHGTAIISSAALLNAIELAEKYIEEIKVVVSGAGSAALACANLYLLLGVKVENIIMFDKDGMLTNSRTDLSDLQRKYAKEQLMTLSEAVAGADVFLGLSVGNILTPEMLLSMAANPIVFAMANPIPEIDYGTAIATRPDVIMATGRSDHPNQVNNVLGFPYIFRGALDVRATRINEAMKMAAVTALAELAKAPVPEQVNIAYGETKLNFGREYIIPKPFDPRLIAVVAPAVARAAMESGVAKHPILDWDKYTEELLERLGNDNKMVRLLTNRAKTDPKRIVFAEADHLDVLKAAQIVLEEKIGFPILLGNREKINILKAEIGFDAEVAIIDPKTDAEDERRYRYAESFWKSRQRRGINLLDAQKWMRERNYFAAMMVNEGEADALVTGYSRSYPSTVKPIMLLMGKAPGVTRIATTNMMLTKRGPLFLSDTAINPNPNAEDLARIALMTARTVRMFGMEPVIAMVSFSNFGSSTDASAVKVREAVAYLHKEYPDLIVDGEIQADFALNPDLHKSKFPFSKLAGKKVNTLIFPNLESANITYKILKELDHVVSIGPIMLGMDKPVHIFQLGASVEEMVNMAAVAVVDAQEKEKRLKMAKNK, from the coding sequence ATGAATCAATACAGTAAAAGACGGGAAGCCCTTTTATACCATGCTAAGCCGCATCCCGGCAAGATACAGGTTGTGCCCACAAAGCCTTATGCTACACAGAGGGACCTCTCGCTTGCGTACTCCCCGGGTGTTGCAGAACCCTGCCTTGAAATTGCAAAAGACACAGACAACGTATATAAATATACTGCCAAAGGCAACTTGGTTGCCGTGATCTCTAACGGTACCGCAGTGCTCGGACTGGGCGACATCGGCCCGGAAGCCTCTAAGCCGGTAATGGAAGGCAAAGGCTTGCTGTTCAAGATATTTGCCGATATTGATGTTTTTGATATCGAGGTAGACACCAAGGATGTCGAGGCTTTTATACAGACGGTAAAAAATATCGCGCCTACCTTCGGGGGAATTAACCTCGAAGACATTAAGGCCCCGGAATCGTTCGAGATCGAAAGGAGGCTCGTTGAAGAGCTTAACATACCGGTAATGCACGACGACCAGCACGGTACCGCCATCATTTCCTCGGCAGCGCTGCTTAATGCCATCGAGCTTGCCGAGAAATATATAGAGGAAATTAAGGTTGTAGTTTCGGGCGCCGGTTCTGCCGCGCTGGCCTGTGCCAACCTGTACCTCCTGCTGGGTGTGAAGGTAGAGAACATCATTATGTTCGATAAGGACGGCATGCTCACAAACAGCCGTACCGACCTCTCCGACCTGCAACGGAAATATGCCAAAGAACAACTCATGACATTGAGTGAGGCTGTTGCCGGAGCCGATGTGTTTCTTGGACTTTCGGTGGGGAATATCCTCACGCCTGAAATGCTCCTTAGCATGGCGGCCAACCCGATCGTGTTTGCTATGGCCAACCCGATACCCGAAATAGATTATGGCACTGCAATAGCTACCCGCCCTGATGTGATCATGGCTACAGGACGGTCAGATCATCCTAACCAGGTGAACAATGTGCTTGGCTTCCCCTACATCTTCAGGGGTGCGCTCGATGTCAGGGCCACCAGGATTAACGAGGCCATGAAAATGGCTGCCGTAACTGCCCTGGCCGAACTCGCTAAAGCCCCTGTACCGGAGCAGGTGAATATTGCCTATGGCGAAACCAAACTGAACTTTGGGCGTGAATATATTATTCCGAAACCGTTCGACCCAAGGCTTATAGCTGTAGTGGCACCTGCCGTGGCAAGGGCCGCCATGGAAAGCGGCGTAGCAAAGCACCCGATACTCGACTGGGATAAATATACCGAGGAGCTGTTGGAGCGCCTGGGTAACGATAACAAAATGGTAAGGCTCCTTACCAACAGGGCGAAAACCGACCCGAAACGTATTGTTTTTGCTGAAGCCGACCATCTGGATGTGCTGAAAGCCGCCCAGATCGTACTCGAAGAAAAAATAGGTTTCCCGATACTTTTGGGTAACCGTGAAAAAATAAACATCCTTAAGGCCGAGATAGGCTTTGATGCAGAAGTAGCTATCATCGACCCGAAAACCGATGCCGAGGACGAGAGGCGCTACCGTTATGCCGAGTCCTTCTGGAAAAGCAGGCAGCGCAGGGGCATCAACCTGCTGGATGCGCAAAAGTGGATGCGCGAACGCAATTATTTTGCCGCCATGATGGTAAACGAAGGCGAAGCCGATGCACTGGTTACAGGCTATTCGCGAAGCTATCCTTCTACAGTAAAGCCGATTATGCTGCTGATGGGCAAAGCGCCGGGAGTAACGCGCATAGCAACCACTAACATGATGCTTACCAAAAGAGGGCCGCTGTTCCTTTCGGATACCGCCATCAATCCAAACCCGAATGCAGAAGACCTTGCCAGGATTGCCCTGATGACGGCCCGCACCGTAAGGATGTTTGGTATGGAGCCGGTAATAGCCATGGTGTCGTTCTCCAACTTTGGCTCGTCAACCGATGCTAGTGCTGTAAAAGTGCGCGAGGCGGTGGCTTACCTGCATAAGGAATATCCGGACCTTATCGTAGACGGTGAGATACAGGCCGACTTTGCACTGAACCCCGATTTGCACAAAAGTAAATTCCCGTTCTCGAAACTGGCAGGCAAAAAAGTGAACACGCTTATTTTCCCGAACCTCGAGTCGGCGAATATTACGTATAAGATACTTAAAGAGCTTGATCACGTGGTTTCCATAGGCCCGATAATGCTCGGCATGGACAAGCCGGTGCATATTTTCCAGCTGGGCGCGAGCGTAGAGGAAATGGTGAACATGGCTGCCGTGGCGGTTGTAGATGCACAGGAGAAAGAAAAGCGCCTGAAAATGGCGAAGAATAAATAG